A section of the Leptotrichia buccalis C-1013-b genome encodes:
- a CDS encoding CPBP family intramembrane glutamic endopeptidase codes for MEKNINKFKMEELGLLILNTACYSALVITSVIILLTVLSSLLSKKIILADYSKQSFEVNELLKFLVFYPIGEELLLRGLILQFLKKKTKYANLIQAVIFGILHLNPIKIIYTTISGIFFGNVRLRPSPIWWTILLHSTFNLVSIFLYKPFIITIEKIFYLQNMPIITLIIVFIPPLFIFDYTLKQLKNKFNYEKLYKA; via the coding sequence ATGGAAAAAAATATTAATAAATTTAAAATGGAAGAATTGGGACTGCTGATATTAAATACAGCCTGCTACTCAGCATTAGTTATCACATCTGTAATAATTTTGCTGACAGTTTTAAGTTCTTTGTTATCAAAAAAGATAATTCTTGCCGATTATTCAAAACAGTCTTTTGAAGTTAATGAACTGCTTAAATTTTTAGTATTTTACCCTATTGGGGAAGAGCTCTTATTGAGAGGACTAATACTTCAATTTTTAAAGAAAAAGACAAAATATGCCAATTTAATTCAGGCTGTAATTTTTGGAATACTTCACCTGAATCCAATTAAGATTATATACACAACAATATCAGGTATCTTTTTCGGAAATGTGCGACTAAGACCCAGTCCAATCTGGTGGACAATTTTACTGCATTCAACATTCAATCTTGTTTCAATATTTCTATATAAGCCTTTTATAATTACAATTGAAAAGATATTTTATCTTCAAAATATGCCAATAATAACATTAATTATTGTATTTATTCCACCTTTATTTATATTTGATTATACTCTTAAACAACTTAAAAATAAATTTAATTATGAAAAACTTTACAAAGCATAA
- a CDS encoding sensor histidine kinase translates to MKMNKLSIKSKITFWYIGLMISLIVIFLITIIYISENLVRADAYKNLKSSVVSAFDEIEVYDGELTIDNDFIIFNNNVHLSVYDDETGFIYGDIPLDFEYDETFSDKNDVRIIKHKNKKWYIFDSKKNFSGYGIIHIRGIAPATEVENVIETIVLISLIVLPFFLVFSAISGYFITKKAFKPIEKIREAVEKINEGNDLTQRINIGEGNDEIYTLANTFDTMFDRLQNSFEREAQFTSDVSHELRTPVAIIISECEYGLENLTSIENAKDTISSVLDETKKMSKLISQLLTLSRMDRGNQKLNFEKINISEMTHLIADSQQHNADSKNIKIHSEIEENIFIVGDETMIMRIFVNLISNAINYGRENGNIWIKLTQDKDFAICKVIDDGIGIEKENIPKIWGRFYQVESSRTTENLGLGLSMVKWIIEAHKGEIYAESEIGKGSSFIFKLKKERK, encoded by the coding sequence ATGAAAATGAATAAACTTTCTATAAAGTCCAAAATAACTTTCTGGTATATCGGTCTTATGATAAGTCTTATAGTCATATTTCTTATAACAATAATTTATATCAGTGAAAATCTTGTACGTGCAGACGCTTATAAAAATTTAAAAAGTTCTGTAGTTTCGGCATTCGACGAAATTGAAGTTTATGATGGTGAACTTACGATTGACAATGATTTTATTATTTTTAACAATAATGTCCATTTGTCGGTTTATGATGATGAAACAGGATTTATTTATGGGGATATTCCGCTGGATTTTGAATATGATGAAACTTTTTCCGATAAAAATGATGTGAGAATTATAAAACATAAAAATAAAAAATGGTATATTTTTGACAGTAAAAAGAATTTTTCAGGCTATGGCATTATTCATATTCGTGGAATTGCTCCTGCAACAGAAGTGGAAAATGTTATTGAAACAATTGTTTTGATTTCTTTGATTGTATTACCGTTTTTCCTTGTATTTTCGGCAATAAGCGGATACTTTATAACAAAGAAAGCATTTAAACCAATAGAAAAAATAAGGGAAGCAGTGGAAAAAATCAATGAAGGAAACGATTTGACACAAAGAATTAACATTGGAGAAGGAAATGATGAAATTTATACTTTGGCAAATACATTTGATACAATGTTTGACAGGCTGCAAAACTCCTTTGAAAGAGAAGCGCAGTTTACATCAGATGTTTCACACGAGTTGCGTACACCTGTAGCAATTATTATTTCTGAATGTGAATACGGTCTTGAAAATCTAACTTCAATAGAAAATGCAAAAGATACAATTTCTTCTGTATTGGATGAAACTAAAAAAATGTCAAAATTAATCTCACAGCTTCTAACTTTATCAAGAATGGACAGAGGTAATCAGAAACTTAATTTTGAAAAAATAAATATTAGTGAAATGACACATCTTATTGCTGACAGCCAGCAACATAATGCAGACAGTAAAAATATAAAAATTCATTCTGAAATAGAGGAAAATATTTTTATTGTTGGTGATGAGACGATGATTATGAGAATTTTTGTAAATTTAATTTCAAATGCAATTAACTATGGCCGCGAAAACGGTAATATATGGATAAAATTAACGCAGGATAAAGATTTTGCAATATGTAAAGTTATTGATGATGGAATCGGTATAGAAAAAGAAAATATACCTAAAATCTGGGGACGGTTTTATCAGGTTGAAAGTTCCAGAACGACAGAAAATCTAGGGCTTGGATTATCAATGGTAAAATGGATTATAGAGGCACACAAAGGAGAAATTTATGCAGAAAGTGAAATTGGAAAAGGAAGTTCGTTTATATTTAAGTTAAAGAAGGAGAGAAAATGA
- a CDS encoding PepSY domain-containing protein, with product MKNNFLKKLLIVFFIIMTGVFANGNTGKKTKTVRVLNVDVKISIEQAKQLALNHSKVAKNSAKMTKIRLDKENRKFIYEIEFYTERKKYKYNIDANTGKVLSYSQKDRISASTTIRDNGKIINTNGSDTEIRKTPKYIGIEKAKEIAVARITGAKKINVTNIQLDSEKGRKIYEGRIVYKNTEYKFDIDAITGEVIKWEVNEH from the coding sequence ATGAAAAATAATTTTTTAAAAAAACTACTTATAGTATTTTTTATCATAATGACAGGAGTTTTTGCAAATGGAAATACAGGTAAAAAGACTAAAACAGTAAGAGTTTTGAATGTTGATGTGAAAATTTCGATTGAACAGGCAAAGCAGCTTGCGTTAAATCATTCAAAAGTGGCAAAAAATTCTGCAAAAATGACTAAAATTCGTTTAGATAAAGAAAATAGAAAATTTATTTATGAAATAGAATTTTATACAGAACGAAAAAAATATAAATACAATATTGATGCAAATACAGGAAAAGTTCTGAGTTACAGTCAAAAAGACCGAATATCGGCTTCAACAACAATAAGAGATAATGGTAAAATCATTAATACAAATGGAAGCGATACAGAAATAAGAAAAACACCAAAATATATTGGAATTGAAAAAGCGAAAGAAATAGCAGTTGCACGGATTACTGGTGCAAAAAAAATCAATGTTACAAATATTCAGCTGGATAGTGAAAAAGGAAGAAAGATTTATGAAGGAAGAATTGTATATAAAAATACAGAGTATAAGTTTGACATTGATGCTATAACAGGTGAAGTAATAAAATGGGAAGTAAATGAACATTAG